The region CTGATATTGCCAGGTCCGCAACACTTGAGCACTATGAACAGTCCAAATAAGATAAGGTTATGGTTAAAAAAATAGGGTTTGTTTAGGAAAGGCTGGGCAGACGTCATCTTGGCAGAATTTGGGAACCAGCATATTAGGCAGGTTATGTACGTATCCACTTGTATTAGGTGAATTCAAAAGCACCAGCTGCTCCAAAGATTTGAAAATTAGGATACAAGAAAGATACCATGAGTGGGACCAAATTCAAATCAATTTTCTTAAAAATTCTGAGATTACAGCAGTATTATTCCAAATGAACTTccacaaaccctacaaaaggagaaaaaaaaaaaaacaaaaaaaacacacacacacacacacctatacaaGTAACACAGTATCAATATATAATTTAAGCTTTGATGTTTAATTGCTTTACTTTTACCACAgcatgaaatttattaaaaaagtcCATACTGGAGCATAAGGCATAATGTCTGTCAAAGAACAGCAGATATACAAACATGGGagctatttaatttctttaacaaGGGACCATTTAAAATCTTATTTGGCAGTAGCAGGGGCTCATTATGTTACAAATTCACTAATATAAGCagcaatacaatatttatattcaTGGTTTAGACAAAGATCAACTCATGCAGCTTTGCCCACATTAGGAAGTGAATGATCATGCTACTTCACAAAATCAATTGATTTAGAATTTGTTAGCTGGACTCCATTATACCTTAATACTCTCATCCCATCAAACTGTTTTAGCGAAGAGTGTAAGCAGTATGTTTAAACACACCAATGCACCAGAGATCATTCAGGACATTAGTATTAgtgacaaagacacacacacacaaaaaaaaccaacTTTAACAATTCAGAATTGCAAAGCACTGTCACTAATAACCAATtctaagtaaaacaaaaacacatgaacTAAAACCTCAGAATTCATAGAAAGCAAATTTATAGTTAATCTCCAACTAAAATCTTTTAACCAGCTTTTTACACTCAAATGTCttagtttttcaaataaataaaaaaattagatatcttcagcattttaaaaatagGTTTATTAAGTGAAAATGTCACAAATTTTCCAACAACCGTACAAGAAAAAGTGGTACATGAAAGTTACAAGAGCGTGTAGTCTTGGACTAGAAACCACTCCATGTACTATCTTGAACTTGCAAAATGTGATCCCACTTCTTTGGTTTCAAGCCTAGGTTACCCTTTATGTCTGGAAGCCAGGCACATTTATCAGGAATTACAGGTGCCTACATTTATAAAAGTAGGCAATATGCACTAAGCACAAATTTATACAGATCTAAGAAATTAATGACTTCTAATAACAGTGATGCCTTGATAGCTGGTGGGCAAAACTAAACATTATCTAGttctggatttgtttttaaagctcTAAACAATGGTAACTGAAGAAAGATTTATCTATGCATTAAAAATTCTACTAAGTCTGTAGAAACTTCTGGAAAAGTGAAACCAAACgtatagaaaaaaatctaacGCTGGTCTCACACGGCCATGCAGATGGGATATTTCTAACTGCACTTCAccttgtttacaaaaaaaattatcttaAAACTCAAAGtattttgacaaaaaaataaaactgcagtaaTTTCTCCATGCTTGGAGTTAATGAAGTATTGAGTCATCTACCATTAGCTATATATAGTCTAATTAAAACTAATGAGGATAAACAATTGAATCTACCtagtataaattaaaatgaaaatacaaagacaaaatacCCAATGACTACAAAATCAAGTTGTGTCAGACGTCAGAAgtcctttatataaaaatatttcagataGCAAGGTCCAGTTTAGTAGCTATAGATATAAAGCAGAACAGAAATAATTGGGATTTATACAGTCTTGGAATACAAGATGCCAAACACTTATGAAATTTTCAAGACTGAGCACTGAAGATCTAAAAACAGTGCATTTTTTTGACTTGTACCATGGGAACAGTACTTTATTTTAACCTCATTaccaaatacatttctttaaactGGAGATGAAAAACAATGCACATTCATAAATGAAATAAGacaaaatattaactttattgaaaagagCTGAAAGGAAAAGGAGGAAAGACAAACATAGTAAGCACATTCAACACACACTTTGTCAACAGCATTACATCTTTTAACAAATTTTAGCCCCTTTAACATCCATTGAGACATCCAATAATTCTGCTTATCTGTATTATATGGAGCTCTGTTGCTGTGAAGAATACAGCTGATGCAGAGGAGATGACAAGTAGTTTGTACACATCCAAGTATTCACTGAATACCACTTTATATATGTAGTCCCAGAAGATTCAAATGATTCCAGAATATTCAGTCTTTTGGGAGAGGTCGTCTAAACAACAGAATGTGTGGCTCTGTAGGAgagaaggatttaaaaaaaaaaaaaaaaagtaaaaaaaaagttctctctAAATAAAGgaatgatttataaaaaaaatattgactaGAAGTTAAACAACTTTCCCTCAAGAAAACACTGAATCCATttaaaaattgcaacaaaacaaacttagtgaattatacagtatgtttctaaACTTTAAGTTGTTTCAAGTAATTTatgtacagaaaatgaaaactaGCTTTAGATAAGGAATCCAAATACTAAGTGAACACCAAGATCGATTAGTCCTCAGTCTATGAAATGACAGCAGTTAAAATGAAGCTAGCAGaagtaacatttcaaaatgaacagagagagagagagaaaagagagagaaacctGTACACTAGGGAATTAGGGACAAATCAAATCTTATAAAGAATATGGATGACAAGAATTCAAGCTTAACTAGGGCCAAATTAATTTTCCATGATTCATTACATAATTTATCACAATGGATCAATTGTATACACTATAGACTCAAAATGTGTTAGTATGAATAGATTATTTGATTAGTCCACTGATGGCGAATGTTTTGGGCTTAGCATGTCAAAAACTCTGAAAATTCCTAACGACTCTTTAGGGCAAGCCACCCACCAAATTTACAAATTATCGATTTGAGTCAAAGGAAAGTGGTGAAGTTATCAGAACTTTATTCATACAACTTTATACTGTGTGTGCAGTTGGTCAAAATGTTAATGGCATCAAGACAGCTTTAGGCTAGGAAAGCAAATAAAAGGCTTAATACTCAAAATATGGTATGTCAGTTATGTGTCAACATTCCTCTGAGAAGCTGTGGCATTCATACAGGCTATTCACTTATACCGTGCAAGCTATAAGTACTTTAAGGTTTGCAAGAAATCAGGAAGCAAAACATCACAAGAAACTAAGCAGACCTGAGACTTATACAGCATAGGTTGTTCAAGGCATAGTGAATTCTAGCTTAAAAAAACCTAAAGTGACTAAAACAGCAACTTGGCATTTTTCAGCCCGTTTAAAACGTTAAGGTGCAAAATAGAAAGGGTACCTAACTGAAGTGGGTTCCTTATAATTGCgatttagtcattttaaatggatgcgataaaaaaaaactgccaatTTAAAACTTTCTTTCAAAACGTGTGTATTAAAGTGTTTAAGAGGCCAAATGGCAGTACCCATACTGCAGGTGCATCACTCACAAACACTGAAATTATTCCATGCAGCAAGGAGAACAGGTCACCTCTGACCCGCAGTCAACTGGAAAATGCTTGCATCTAAGGTAAACACTAAGGCACGTAACCTGCCTTAAGGAGCACAAGACTCCTTCAGAAAtggagagagggaaaaaaaaatacctttaacCCAATTTCATACACCTTAACGTGTTTGAGGATAGAATCAATCCACAAGGTCTATTGCCTACTGTTAAATATGGGAAGGAATGCATGAATTATGTACTTCTTAGTGCtagaaaaaatgcaaacaagtaGAACAGAACAGTTCTAAGCACAAACGTGAACCAAAGCACAGAATATCTAGACAACCTTTCTGAGGGACAAACAAAGGCACAAGACCCCTGCAAACAGCCCAAACCCACCAAAAATGGAACCCAAAGTCATTATTCCTTGACTGCCATACCAATATTcaaatacaaaattaaccaaaaatgtTTAACCATACTAGGGAATAATTTGATTAGTGGCACAAACTTTAAAGACATATTGTAGCTCTACTAAAAAGGTCACCCTGTAACTAACTGTAATGCTGTGTGTTTTGAAAAGAGCCATGTACTCTTGACAGCTACTGTGAACTATTGGCTACAAAATGCTGAAGGTAGAGAAAACATTGACAACTCCACAAAGATTtgtctcaaataccatcataacatTCACTGTGCAAAACAAACACACTGATGCCTGAACtaatatttgaagaaaaattcATCATCCTGTAGTCCCCCACCccgagtgcgagagagagagaaattggtTGGGATGACACTATAAGCAATGTTTGCACAAAAGGCTTTAGGtgaaaattgctttttttcagCAAGACAGAAACCACATGTATCaatatattaaatgtttattGGAATGGAATTTCATGTCTTAGAATGACCAGATCACAGACCAACGTAAATTTGGTGACCAAGCATGATTACACAAGGTATCCAAGCAATCAAGAGCAGTTTTAAGCAATACTGTAATGTATAATTCGGAAAACATTCTCAAAATATGTAGGATGCATCTTGTTCCTGTCATAACTGCTAATTTGGGACAGCAACTAACATTTAAAGATTGTCTTGCAAAAGTAAATTTCGTAAACTTTGAATAACATAGAAACTCCATTACATTACACTATTGCTTTAGTCTGACTCAACTGTAATATTTAAGTGGATAAGGTAAGTCTTTAAGGTagtttgcaagaaaaaaaaagtcaattactgGTTTATTCGCCATTCTATCCAGATGTGCAATCCCAGTTTTCTTCATCTATGAGCAAAAATATCACTTTGGTATTGCGGATGTACAACCAAAAATATAACAGCACCCATGGTATTGAGACATCTAGAACACAGCTTTTAGGCAAAATTGCGTAAAGTCCTTGCCAAATATCAATTACAGGTAATTTGATGAACATCTTGCGTtttcttaaaaacaaggctaacaAAGTGGATTTTTCACTCAGTTTCTCTTAATTTTGGCAAAGGTTAAAGAAATAAAGCACTTTGCCATTGTTGTAATTTACAGTATTGCTGCCAAAACATTAGTCCTTCAACAACACTGTATTGGTTTACATCTCCCAGAACAaggttataaatattttaaaacactgaGGCATTACAATAATGCTTTACTATGTTTCAAAGTGATGCCAAACAGTaaacaaatatgtaaaagaaaaaaattattaaaatagtcACCAACATGtgtatttcattatatatttaaaatatttcttgcaaACACTTTacattctaaacattttatttaatcattctCAAACTGCTTTTCCCAGTCAGTTTCTGGGGACCCATGCCCTTTTCTAGCATTCAGGTCTAAGGCAACGATCAATCCAAATACAAGTTACACTAACAAGAAAAATTAGGGTTTACAACCTAACAGGTACCCTTTGGGATTGTAATGCAAGTCAAAAATTATACTCACTGCAAATAACATCCATATATTTActaaaagttaaaaatacataACTAGACAGTACCTGGTTCATGAATCATGTAATGCACCCAGCCTAGACTCTGCTGAACACCCagtcttctccattcttcttcaGACATTAGGTGAGTTTTGGGCACCTGTTTTGCAAGTTCCTTTGGTAACATAACATGCCTGTTGGttcaaaaaataatgtttttaaatactttCATCTTACCAAAACTTCATCATTAAAATGTGTATTACTAAACTTACAACCTATTCCATGCAATCCAAAAATAAGTTAGTGGAGCTTGTATCGGTTTTTCTTTTACCTCTCAATAGCTGAATTGTTGTCttcgttttttaaaaaaagagaccaAACTTATGCATGGTATTTAAGTTGTATAATGTAATTTAAGCACAACCTCTCTTGTACCTCAATCAGTGTCAAAATGCAACATTAAAATTGTttgagtcaaaattttagttcatGTTCTTTCTTAATTGAATCATTTATCCTACTCCCAGTTTAAAATGACAGGTCTCTGAAAACACCAGAATTTGCATGGAAATAGCAGTGTAGACCgacaatacagtatgtgaatatttAAATTGTGCGAATTATCAAATGTGACAAACACAAATGGATGCCTATATCCATGCCCCAAGgcgtttaatttttatttggctCAGCAAATGATTGGCAGCAAACAATCTTAAACATGCCAAGTTTTCTTACATTTCCCTACCCGCAACAACCATCTAGTTCTGTACTATCAGTTTTCTATTTAACTTTTGGCATACAGCTTCAGAAATAAAACTGAGCAGTGTCCCTTTCCAAATCGCATACCGCATCCATCGCATCGTCCAAGCTTGCTTAAATTTGGGTAGGGTCACAGGGAACCTATCCAAGCAAGCATATGGCACAAAGAAACAGTCatccctgggtagggtgccagtcTACAGCAGGGTGAACGAACACACAAACACCCATACACTAAGACAGTGGTTTCCAAACCTCTGTGTCCTAGGGACCCCCagggctgcaggcttttgttccaagcaatgttcatttttaataggtctaaaaacataattaaatgctCTTTCCCAGTTTCTATTTTTTGGGGttaatgaagaaattacaaaagtgtattaatacattaacaaaaattaagcagttatatgtggataatgcattgtttttttctttatgttcctCCTGATTTGCTCTCTGCctttccattattgactaattagtTAGTCTGACTctgaagcagttgcagcctttcatcatttagtgttgATCACAttgtctgctttgcttgtttttaattgttacaaTTCGGATACAATGATGTAAGCAGACAACACAGAATAAGGGAAGAATATTGGAAAAcaaaaagttaagcatttaaagctatagcaaaaaaacATTTCGAAATGTctttgaatgttaaaaaaaacaactatcatactgctgtacttttctgaatacagaatgagggaggaaaaaaaaaacaatcatttatctaaatgagatcaattactATCGCTTATTGTGAATccggttgaaacaaaaacctgcagccactgggggccaagtttgggaaccacggCACTGAAGTGTTGCTGCATGTGTCCGCGCCAGTTTAGCATCATCAGTCCACTTAACTTACATGCCTCTGGACTATgggaagaacaagcaaactccatgtagaAAGGACACAGGATGCGAACAGTGTTGCCACTAACTTTTAGGAAAAACATTGACCATGTAaccaaataaatacagaaaaacagatgTTTAATAGGGTGTACAAGGAATGTTCTAATTAAATATAACAGCAGCACGTCTGCCAAATAAATCCAAGTGTAAAAAAACTATAATATTCCTGATAAGAAAGAAATATCATTTTCAAGTTTGGGAGCAGAACATTAAACAGGACTCGTCCTCACTCAAATCAACAACTTTAACTTTTCCTGTTTGTACTTTTTCAGTTTCTCACAACATCGTTTATGGCACCATCTTTCTTTAACATCCTCAATGGCAGACTTTGGTGGCTTCCACATGTAGCAGTTAAtatttaatgacctcttttgcTATTAGcacatgactgactgacattaaggCATGTGCACTATGCAGGATGTGATGTCAAGGCACATGCTGCCAATCACAATCACCAAGTTAATTTGGTTATGCACAAACTAgtaatatagggcggcacggtggcgctgctgcctcgcagttaggagacctgggttcacttcccgggccatccctgcgtggagtttgcatattctccccgtgtctatgtgggttttctcccatggtccaaagacatgcaggttaggtgcattggcaattctaaattgtccctagtgtgtgcttggtgtgtgactgtgtgtgcatcctgcagtgggctggcgccctgcccggggtttgtttcctaccttgcgccctgtgttggctggaattagctccagcagaccccgtgaccctgtagttaggatatagcgggttggataatggatggatggacaaactagtaattacatttttacagatGGGCAGAGTTGACGTGCTTTTGTTAAGACGTATGAAACAAATTTATGTACACAAGAAACTGTAGTTCAAGAACTGTCCTAAAAGAAACATGACTGTGATGAAAAAACAGACACGGGTgacaaaaacatagaaaaagacaGGAACAGAAAAACAGTTCTAGgagagcgaaaaaaaaaaaaacaggggtgGGAACACTGGATGCAAACTTTGGcatccttgttgtgaggcagatTACTGCACCAACCTCCAGTAGCACATTGGAAATTaatttcattccaacacatggcatcGATTATGTTTTTGCTTTCAATACTCATGGTATGAGGGGTTTAGAATTCACAGAATATACAAAAATCGACCAGAAATATACCCTGGCAcacaaatatttgcatttttaaacacTATATTACACTGGTGGTGGTCACTGCAGGTAtacttttctataatttgcatcaATGCTCACAGTTACCTTTAGCAGCTCTATAACATATCAAACTTCACGTATACTTTAAGCGATTTGTCACTTCAACACCCGATTTTTTCCTAATCCACTTTTGGGGATACTACTGCAATACTCCAATTTCCTGAATCTCGACCTAAACCACCCAATTAACTGTAATATGCAAATTTACAATTGGTATGTCAAAGCAAGATCTCCAAATGATTGAGCGCTTTGACGAAGGTCCCATTTTACAATTTAAGTTATACTGGCTTCACATTTTCTAGCATTATGACATCACGTACTTTGCTGCCTAAAGCCTAGATTATTTAAGGAGGGTCAAACATAACATTGCTTGTGCTTACTAGATGCCCAAGATACTGGGTTCTTCAGAGAAAGGATGACAGTACAAATTGTCAGGTTCAAGATGTTAATCAAcagaattataatttaaaatactcCAGACATTGCAGGAATACATGACGACACCAGTACCCAAACTGTATTACTCATTGCCAGCCCCAGGAAATAAATGACTTTTCTGATCAAAATCCAGGACTGCCAATTCAATGCACTTCATGTCATTTTTCGCATTAGGATGCcacgaataaaaaaaaaaaaaaaaaaaaacttgaatcgAAACAGTAAGTGAAGGCCACATGCTTCCGATTGTGTGAGCGCGTCTGTTTGAAGAGGATCATCTATAAAACAAATATTGTCGAGAGGGGATCACAGTTCGACGGAGGCTGCCTTATGAACAAATTAAGGTCACGGAAGCCTGGGGCACAGCCAGCTGCGATTCGAGAAAATTCCGAAAGGAAAAAACGCACTAACAGCTTGTAAAAACACTTCTATAACAATGAACACTAACTATGTGACCAATGGAGAGAAATAACTCATAATTAGCACGTAATGTTTCATCACTTATAAACAACTCAAACAAAACTCtaaatataaagtcaaaactctTAGCAGAAAAAGTATTTAACTACACAAAAGTGGAGATAAAACCAAGAAAAACGGCACGAAACGACATGCGACCTTTCTGTTACCTTTTCTTTTACACTACGTCAGAAAAAAAAGTTACCTGTATTCATAGAGATCGTCGGAATATTTGTCCGAATAATAGatctgtttgtgagacatggctgTCGAAATACCACTGAAACAGCAGCTTACtttatacacaaacacaaaaaataggTTTATGAAAACGACCACCTCCACCTCACGAGCCACTTTCTTCTAACTGCCGAGTGCCGATAACTTCTGCAGCATGTGAACAGAGCAGCAAATTCAACTTGGGAAACAAGCTACTGATTGGGAGAAAGTAGGGCACGTGACAGCACCAGTAGCAACACGCGAAGGCTCACGGGGAAGCTGCTGCACATGTGGCTTATTTTCGCACTGGAAACATAATTTCGTCTTTATATGAGTAGACATAAGCTCGAATTTGATGTTCTTTATAGAAATGTCGTTCTGTACATTTGATTTTTTCAGCTGCACATTCTAGATGAATTATCGTATCCACGGAGTTCTGGTAGTAGAGCAGGCTTCCGCAGCAGCAGCCCCTCCTCTTGAGTTCCGCAAATTGTCCAAAATAGAGCCGAGGAAAGTCATTAAACAGTGGGGGGTGATTGTGGAAAAACTTCATGCTAGCTCAATACGTGTGAATTTGATATGTAAGTGTCACACAATGGAGCTGCGATCACCGTCCGTGTGTAAGCGTTATACAATGAAATACTTTGACCTAAAAGGCGCTGTAGGCTACAGGTGGCTGTCGCTTACATTTTAGCGgtaaacggaagtgatgtcaacatggCGACATTTAACAAGGAAattaaaaatttcttttaaataaatcaccgtccgtTGCTAATGTCAAAAATAGGCAGGCAGTCTTGGGGAATCTATGCAATTCTTAAAGTCGTACCTCTAAATAAATTTCTGTAATtgtaataaattctttttttatttcctatctCATACTAAACAGTGTACTTTAGGTGATGGCACAATTTATTA is a window of Erpetoichthys calabaricus chromosome 7, fErpCal1.3, whole genome shotgun sequence DNA encoding:
- the LOC127525815 gene encoding cyclin-dependent kinases regulatory subunit 2; amino-acid sequence: MSHKQIYYSDKYSDDLYEYRHVMLPKELAKQVPKTHLMSEEEWRRLGVQQSLGWVHYMIHEPEPHILLFRRPLPKD